A genomic segment from Bacillota bacterium encodes:
- a CDS encoding methyltransferase domain-containing protein, producing the protein MNPIISACHLHVAAVLKLGDSAVDATAGNGNDTLFLARLVGKQGVVHSFDIQQQAIDNTQALLHAHSLESQVRLHKQSHTEMSKYLMPGTVGAVLFNLGYLPRGDKTLVTKPETTVIALNASISLLRPGGLVAIVTYSGHSGGEVEEQKVAEFCGALSSRDFSVLKLELINKPNSPPRLWLIYKAVK; encoded by the coding sequence ATGAACCCCATAATCTCTGCCTGTCATCTACACGTGGCGGCCGTTCTCAAATTGGGAGACTCGGCGGTTGATGCCACCGCTGGCAATGGCAACGACACCCTCTTTTTAGCCCGGCTGGTTGGAAAACAGGGGGTTGTACATAGTTTTGATATTCAACAACAGGCCATTGACAACACCCAGGCCTTATTACATGCCCACAGCCTGGAATCTCAAGTGCGGCTTCACAAGCAGTCTCACACCGAAATGAGCAAATATTTAATGCCTGGGACCGTTGGTGCTGTACTGTTTAATCTTGGATATCTTCCCCGAGGAGATAAGACGCTGGTGACAAAACCGGAAACGACAGTTATTGCCTTGAATGCGTCTATATCACTGCTCCGGCCAGGCGGCTTGGTTGCGATTGTTACATATTCCGGTCATTCAGGCGGGGAAGTCGAGGAACAGAAAGTGGCTGAGTTTTGCGGCGCCCTTTCTTCCCGGGACTTTTCGGTTCTCAAGCTTGAACTGATAAATAAGCCCAACTCGCCG